From the genome of Pristiophorus japonicus isolate sPriJap1 chromosome 18, sPriJap1.hap1, whole genome shotgun sequence:
catgatttccctttcataaatccatgctgacttggaccaatcctgtcactgctttccaaatgcgctgctatttcatccttaacgattggttccaacattttccccactgtcaggctaaccagtctttcATTACctgttttctccttttttaaaaagtggtgctacattagctaccctccagtccataggaactgatccagagtcaatagactgttggaaaatgatcaccaatgcatccactatttctagggccacttccttaagtactctgggatgtagacaatcagaccccagggatttatcggctttcaatcccatcaatttccctaacacaatttcccgcctaataaggatatccttcagttcctccttctcactagacccactgtccactagtacattcggaaggttatttgtgtcttccttcgtgaagacagaaccaaagtatttgttcaattggtctgccatttttgttccccatttttgttccccattataaattcacctaaatctgactgcaagggacctatgtttgtcttcactaatctttttctcttcacatatttatagaagtttttgcagtcagtttttatgtttcctgcaagcttcctctcgtactctattttccccctctgaattaaacccttagtccttctctgttgaattttaaatttctcccagtcctcaggtttgttgctttttctagccaatttatatgcctcttccttagttttaacactccttaatttcccttgttagccatggttgagccaccttccccgttttatttttactccagacagggatgtacgattgctgaagttcatccatgtggtctttaaatgtttgtcattgcttatccaccgtgaaccctttaagtatcctttgccagtctattctagccaatttacccctcatgccgtcgaagttccctttccttaagttcagaaacctagtttccgaattaactgtgtcactctccatcttactaaaaaattctaccatattatggtcactcttccccaaggggccttgcacaagaagattgctaattagtcccttctcattacacatcacccagtcgaggatggccagatctctagttggttcctcgacatactggtctcgaaaaccatccctaatacactccaggaaatcctcctccaccgcattgctaccagtttggctagtccaatcaatatgtagattaaagtcgcccatgataactgctgtacctttattgcacacatcctttatttcttgtttgatgctgtccctaacctcactactattgtttggtggtatgtacataactcccactagcgttttctgccctttggtattccgcagctccacccacaccaattccacatcatccaggctaatgtccctccttactattgcattaatttcctctttaaccagcaacgccaccccgcctccttttcctctctgtctatccttcctaagtgttgaatacccctggatgtcaagttcccagccttggtcaccctggagccatgtctccgtgatgtcaattacatcatatccgttaactgctatctgcgcagttaattcgtccaccttattccgaatactcctcgcattgaggcacagagcctttaggcttgtctttttaacacattttgcccctttagaattttgctgtaatgtggccctttttgttttttgccttgggtttctctgccctccactttactattttcctttctatcttttgcttctgctttcattttatttccttctgtctccctgcataggttcccatccccctgccatgttagtttaacccctccccaacagcactcgcaaacactcccactaggacattggttcaggtcctgccaaggtgcagactgtccggtttgtactggtctcacctcctccagaaccgattccaatgtcccaggaatttgaatccctcccttttgcaccactcctcaagccacgtatttatctgagctatcctgtgattcctcctctgaatagcacgtggcactggtagcaaccctgagattactactcttgaggtcctactactgagattactacttttgagtcccTTTACTGAAccacaactctgctgcccgtgtcctaactcgcaccaagtcccgttcacctaacaCCTCTGCTTGCTGACtttcattggctcctggttaagcaacatctctattttaaaatgatcatcctcgttttcaaatcctccatggcatcatccctccctatctctgcaatctcctccagccccacaatcccctaagggagtcaaaggttatggggagcgggcagggaagtggagctgagtccatgatcaaatcatccatgatcttattgaatggcagagcaggctcgaggggccaaatggcctactcctgctcctatttcttatgtttgtgcttctttaattctgccctcgagcatccctgattttaatcgctcaaccattggtggccgtgccttcagctgcctcggccctaaactctagaatgccttccctaaacctttccacctctctacctctctacctctctttcctcctttaagacgctccttaaaacctctctctttgtccTAATTTCtctttggctcaatgtcaaattattTATGTGTTGTAACAATCCTGTGAAACGCCATTTGACGTTTtatcatgttaaaggtgctatataaatacatgttgttgagtGTTGGCAGGGCTTGACAGCATTACAAGATACTATATTTTATATCCCATTTATATTTTGAAACTACTTTGAATAGAAACTGTTTCAAAATATTAGCcattcccttgatacctttagcctgcACACCCTTGCTTATGCGCATTTATTATAAAGTGCAATTGTTGGTCACAGACCTTTTTTCTGAAATTGAGTTGAGCTCTCAATGGGCCAGTAATGTGAAAACTGCTTTACTGGCCTTTGCAGGTGGGCTGGATTCTCAGGCCCATGAGCATAATTAAAATGGTAGACATGATACCCACAGCTGCCAAAAACAACTTTTTGCCTTTACTTTTGGTTCTATTTTGAATACCATTTTTGGTGAGCTTTGCTGGAAAGCAGGCAGCAAAACCCAGTGCGTCTTGATGTCTCTGAAGGTGCATACACCCATAGAGCTGTCTTCTGACGCAGGGCAACAACACAAAATGCTTTTACAtgatccttttttttaaaaaaaaatttataaaaacaAAATTCTGTCTTGGAGTATCCTCTGTGTCGATCTTGCCTGTTTTAGATTTGGCATCAGGTGCCTGTCTTGGTTGGCCAGCTTGGCGAGAGTGTACAAATGCATTGGCCTAATTCCCTATGTGTAACGTGCTGCATCAGGAGCCTTTTATCAAATGGCAGATTTTTAGACCCTCATAATTTATTTACTTATCAGCATTACAATAGACACCTCCCTTCAGCGTGATGAAAGGAACTGCACACATCACCGTGTGTGATGTGTCGCCTagtctctcttttttttttgttcGTGCACAAACCTAATGATACTTATAAGATTTAACTGTCACCAACGGTTTAATCCAGATCATTGTGAAAGACTTTGACGGAGGCAAACCTGCTGAATGACGGGTTGGTGTAGGCTGATTCTTGCCTGTTGGAGCCATTTTGACACAGCTTGGTCCTGGACTTCACACACAGGTAGAAAGAAGCAACATTGGGACTCTGCTGTCTTTGAAGAAAGATTAAAATTCTTTGTTCCTTCTCGGCACAGTCGTGAAGAACCGTGTCCAAGCTAAATTTGGCATTCAACAGAATCTCCAGGTACCCCTTTGTTTGAATATGTATAGGGAAGAGGCCTCATTGAGTGAGATGATGTGTAGTGTTGATGGAACAGTATACAGTTGTGCTGTTAGTTGGTAGTGTTTCCGTTTTCTTGAAAAAAAATCTGGTATTATTGCTTTGTTCATGGAGGAAACTATATATGTTTGAGTGATGAGTACTTTGTAGTCGTGCAAGAACAGTTGATTACTGTATTAAATAAATATAACCACCTTCCATAAACCTTCCCATAATCCAGAACACATGTTCAGGACATTCACAGTACAGCACTGGGATGAGTTATTTAATAAAATCAATTATTTAGGCACTacttagatagatagaaagaaaagcAAATGGCTGTAGGTGCTTTTATAGTTCTGATCACTGGGGAGCGAGCAGTGTCCAAACTTTGGCTCAAATTTGAACAGCTCTACCAGCTCCCTTATCCCAATTGGTTCCAAGAAATCATCTAAGTTTAGATTGTTTCCTATTCCTATTCTCTAAATGGGCAATAGTCTTAATTACGTGTGTGTAGAACATACTGTAGTTTAATCTTTAGAGGGAAGAGTTGCTTTTTCTGGGTATTGTCAAAAATTTTTTCAAGCAAAAGAATAACATTTTAAATATGAATTTGGATACTTTTCCCATGTATAGTACATACTATTAGTTTGGTGTTTAGCCAATTAGAATAGAGGATCCAACTGAGTCTCTGGAATCTGAAATGTTCAGGGTATACTTTTATCTCTTAGAATGATAACTGCACTCTAAATTGCATCGGTGCTGATTGGCAGGTCTTTTTAGGAGGAGTTGATGGTCATGTCACAATTACCTGCTAAAATTCTGAGTTTTTCTGTTGGCTCAATACACAAATGCTTCCACCAAGTGAAGTGACAAAGGGCCAGAATTTGCAGGCTGAGGCTTCATGCGGACAGATGCTTCtgaccaaatttttttttttttttttttaaaacgaaaGTACTCGGAGGAACAAACACTTCGGCTCCGAGGCcaagatgcgcagcccagcgcataggcccatgcatcccaggatTGTACGCGCATCTtgcgatcacgtgggcctggaccaccaatgaacgtgGAGTATTttattattctcattgatagtgatgGTGAGTTCcgttatgaatgggaatacctccaaaaacacacacgcaaatacataaatttaaaaaaacacctcatatttcaaattaattgaaattaaatgaaatgttttaatagggttaaaaataaacttaccttaatggacagggtttttaatataaaaattagtgataaaatttttGTATCTTTTaaatgctgggcaggagttgggcaaatggcccttctcctggggatgcgtgcaatctgtctgAAGAAAtgctgacagatcgcaagtgctgggtttaggcgcatgcgcttcgcgcgCCTCAATCcggcacttgcggggcctcttcacgTGCACGTCGTACGCACCCCgagaggctgcaatttacggcCCTAAAAGTTTAAAATGTGCATTGCCATTCAGTAGAATTAAATCAAACTGTTGCAGCCTACTTTTGAGATCAAATGACTACTGTGCACGCCAATTTGGAAAGTGTCTCTTGTGCATGGCTGATGCAACATTTGTTTTGAGGAAAATTTTTGCTAAAAGGAAGCTGGCAAACGaaagtgttttttaaaaaatggttaCATTTGCCTTTCAAAGTACTGTGATATGGTTCTTGTAATAATGGGAATAACATGCTGAATGGTTTGTTGTCAGTATGCACCTGCATCAATTGAACATTTAAACATTTCTGTTCAGTGAATAGACGTTCAGATTCTCCAAACCATTTGGTTAGTCCCTTCTGCATAATAATGTGAATAGCCATTTCCCTTTAGATGATTTAAATCCTTAGTCCAGACAATGAAACAGCTTAGTCAGCTGCCTTAATCAGCACCTATTCATGCTGCCTTTACACCTCGTTGGTTTGAATTTTAAAGATCAATCAGCACTGATTCCCAGCTGTTTTTGCACTTTCCTATGCTGGACTAATCTAATCTTAGCTCCAGCACAACATCAGGCTTCCCTGCTGACTAACCAAGCCTGTTCATCTTCCATTCTTCTCCCACATACTGAAAGCTTTTCACCCGGATGTAATCTGCTGACGGGCAGAGAAGGCCGTATGTGAAGCTGGCTGCAATTAACACAAACAGGCAGGTCTCCCAGTACAATAGGGAGCATTTGCAGTGCACTATACTGCAATGGAGAAGAAAAAACAGAGAGAACTTACCCTCACTGAGAAGGTAAGGGTCCTGGAAATGCTCGAGGGGACAAAGATGTCACAGCTGGAAGTTGCCAGAAGGGTGGGGGTGTCTCAGCCTGCCATATCCCGCCTCATAAGGAAGAAGGCTACAATCTTGGAAGAGTGGCAGAGAAACAGCAAtccagacaggaaaaggaggcgagTCGGCAAGGATGCTGATGTTGATGCTGCTTTGCTGCACTGGTTTGAAATGGCCAGGGCACAAAATGTCTTAATTACCGGTGAAATCCTAATGGCTAAGGCAAGGACCCTGGCCGATGCTTTGAATGTAGAATTCACCCCAACCAGTGGATGGCTCAGTCGCTGGAAAAATAGAAATAATATTTGTGTTCAGAGAACCCACAGTGAAAGTGTCAGTGCATGTCAACCTATAGCTAGTAGCTGGATTCATACAACACTTCTTTCTGTCCTGCAAGATTTTAGGCCTGAAGATATCTTTAACTGTGATGAAACTAGTATATACTACAGGGCTGTTCCTGTTGGTAGTTTGTTTTTCAAACATGAATCTCTAACTCGCAGTAAAAAAGCAAAGGATCAGCttactgtcctcctctgctgcaataTGACTGGAACTGAAAAAACAAAGGTACTGTTGGTGGGAAAAAGTCAAAATCCACAATGTTTTCAAGGTATCTCATCATCTTTTATCCCTGTAATTTATACCTCTGATAACAGTGCTTGGATGACGGCAACAATCTTTGCAAAATGGCTAAAGGACTTTGACCAAGAAATGAAAAGGCAGAGAAGGAATGTTGCTCTACTACTGGACAAGTGC
Proteins encoded in this window:
- the LOC139229351 gene encoding tigger transposable element-derived protein 3-like, whose product is MEKKKQRELTLTEKVRVLEMLEGTKMSQLEVARRVGVSQPAISRLIRKKATILEEWQRNSNPDRKRRRVGKDADVDAALLHWFEMARAQNVLITGEILMAKARTLADALNVEFTPTSGWLSRWKNRNNICVQRTHSESVSACQPIASSWIHTTLLSVLQDFRPEDIFNCDETSIYYRAVPVGSFKKAKDQLTVLLCCNMTGTEKTKVLLVGKSQNPQCFQGISSSFIPVIYTSDNSAWMTATIFAKWLKDFDQEMKRQRRNVALLLDKCSAHSSNVTLKNVKLFFLPSNAITLIQPLNQGIIRNFKALYRQRMMQKILNVIDEKVQATATVIGKTVSLLDAVHMLSRAWEEVKQATIEYCFHKTLFSQQSKEFVQLAVEKVAPPDGMTDEEFYLYVDHDSDVACIGEIAGTEICSVVNGSKKQGGGEEEEEEEDSLPVPKLKDARRACATIERVLAMTGADPDILRKFYDVEREVERALALRLNQYQSV